One part of the Paramormyrops kingsleyae isolate MSU_618 chromosome 2, PKINGS_0.4, whole genome shotgun sequence genome encodes these proteins:
- the elmod3 gene encoding ELMO domain-containing protein 3 isoform X2 — translation MEGDHSITAQPQRANGSVPEGLCKDHANGGAALKSLPIWSLKQNGILQSLAVGGEQRKTEEESAEVQQAREQWEALDRIQPVLPEDVTPTPLISFNEALQHFQTTDLSELLRNIQPTLHRTGLAAITHFLFGPPRLHRELIEERNMVFAIAQCSLDNGQKVHTRVLQTIYKRLTGTRLDCPRYGPHWETVGFQGRDPATDLRGTGFLGLMHTLYLVMDPDTLPLALDIYKLSQHPVQNFPFVVMSINMTRIALHALREEVLSKECNRRQQVLGVLNEFYVATFLHLFQVWKFQQKTISDSGFVLKEVETFAKKNPKQILKRLETFLKETRSGSGASVSPDTPSNHASPGEGGIGLAAPGARGKEMNFTGVCELPPEMEGEARLI, via the exons AGAGCAAATGGATCCGTCCCAGAAGGCCTCTGCAAAGACCACGCCAATGGTGGGGCTGCCCTCAAGTCCTTGCCG ATTTGGAGTCTGAAGCAGAATGGTATCCTGCAGTCTCTGGCAGTAGGCGGGGAGCAGAGGAAGACGGAAG AAGAGAGTGCTGAGGTCCAGCAGGCCCGCGAGCAGTGGGAAGCGCTCGACAGAATCCAGCCGG TTCTACCCGAGGACGTGACTCCCACCCCTCTCATTTCCTTCAATGAGGCTCTGCAGCACTTCCAGACCACAGACCTGTCTGAGCTCCTG AGAAACATCCAGCCCACCCTGCACCGGACCGGCCTGGCCGCCATCACGCACTTTCTGTTTGGGCCGCCCCGGCTGCACCGGGAGCTCATAGAGGAGAGGAACATGGTGTTTGCCATTGCCCAGT GCTCTCTGGACAATGGCCAGAAGGTGCACACACGGGTCCTGCAGACCATCTACAAACGACTGACGGGCACTCGGCTGGACTGCCCCCGCTACGGCCCACACTGGGAGACGGTGGGCTTCCAGG GCAGAGACCCTGCTACAGACCTGAGAGGGACTGGCTTCCTGGGCTTGATGCACACCTTGTACCTGGTGATGGACCCTGACACCCTGCCCCTGGCCCTAGACATCTACAAGCTGTCCCAGCACCCTGTCCAG AACTTTCCCTTCGTCGTGATGTCCATCAACATGACCCGCATTGCGCTCCATGCACTGCGGGAGGAGGTTCTGTCCAA GGAATGTAATCGCAGGCAGCAGGTGCTGGGCGTGCTGAATGAGTTCTACGTGGCCACGTTTCTGCACCTTTTTCAGGTGTGGAAATTCCAGCAGAAGACCATCTCAGACTCAGGCTTTGTGCTGAAAG AAGTGGAGACCTTCGCCAAAAAGAACCCCAAGCAGATCCTAAAGCGCCTGGAGACTTTCCTTAAAGAGACGCGCAGCGGGAGCGGGGCGAGCGTGTCACCCGACACCCCGTCCAATCACGCTTCCCCgggggaaggagggattggccTTGCTGCTCCGGGGGCCAGGGGGAAGGAGATGAACTTCACCGGAGTGTGTGAGCTGCCTccagagatggagggagaggcAAGGCTGATCTGA